Proteins from a genomic interval of Geodermatophilus obscurus DSM 43160:
- a CDS encoding ABC transporter ATP-binding protein: protein MITVTALTKRYGNSLAVDDMTFGVAAGRVTGFVGPNGAGKSTTMRMMVGLTHPGAGDVRYSGVHYRDLKDPARIVGAVLDARCMHPGRTARNHLRATAALSGIPFRRVGEVLAEVGLEPAANKRAGKFSLGMRQRLALASALLGEPQVLLLDEPSNGLDPDGIRWLRDYLKDFARRGGTVFVSSHLISELSMFADDLVVIGAGRLLAAESVAAITGRNDVGVLVRTLQLVELEALLAAHGLAVENVVDRLVVHGTTRDVVSQIVFDNSIRLLELSETSRSLEDSLLDMTRSSAEFAST, encoded by the coding sequence ATGATCACGGTCACAGCACTCACCAAGCGATACGGGAACAGCCTCGCGGTCGACGACATGACCTTCGGGGTGGCCGCCGGCCGCGTTACAGGCTTCGTCGGTCCCAACGGCGCCGGCAAGTCGACCACCATGCGAATGATGGTCGGGCTCACCCACCCCGGCGCAGGGGACGTCCGCTACTCCGGCGTCCACTACCGGGACCTCAAGGACCCCGCCCGCATCGTCGGAGCCGTCCTGGACGCCCGCTGCATGCACCCGGGCCGCACGGCCCGGAATCACCTCCGGGCCACCGCCGCCCTCAGCGGCATCCCGTTCCGCCGCGTCGGGGAGGTCCTCGCAGAGGTCGGGCTCGAACCGGCAGCGAACAAGCGGGCGGGCAAGTTCTCCCTCGGCATGCGTCAGCGCCTGGCGCTGGCGTCGGCGCTCCTGGGCGAGCCGCAGGTCCTGCTGCTCGACGAACCCTCCAACGGGCTCGACCCGGACGGCATCCGCTGGCTGCGCGACTACCTCAAGGACTTCGCCCGACGGGGCGGCACGGTGTTCGTCTCCAGCCACCTCATCAGCGAGCTCAGCATGTTCGCCGACGACCTCGTCGTCATCGGGGCGGGGCGTCTGCTGGCGGCGGAGTCCGTCGCCGCCATCACCGGGCGCAACGACGTCGGCGTGCTCGTCCGGACCCTTCAGCTGGTGGAGCTCGAGGCGCTGCTCGCCGCGCACGGACTCGCGGTCGAGAACGTCGTCGACCGGCTCGTGGTCCACGGGACGACCAGGGACGTCGTCTCGCAGATCGTGTTCGACAACAGCATCCGGCTGCTCGAGCTCAGCGAGACGTCGCGATCGCTCGAGGACAGCCTGCTCGACATGACCCGGTCATCCGCCGAGTTCGCGAGCACGTGA
- a CDS encoding NAD(P)-dependent alcohol dehydrogenase has protein sequence MRAVVGRSYGSPDLLAVETVGRPAVGDGDVLVRVRAAGLDQGVWHTVTGLPYGIRAAGFGLRAPKNPVPGLDVAGTVAAVGRDVTRFRIGDAVFGTGAGGYAEYATAPESSLAAKPPNVTFEEAAATPSSATAALQALRDVGHVQAGQRVLVTGAGGGVGTFAVQLAAASGATVTGVCSTSKVDLVRSIGAHDVIDYTREDIADRPYRYDVVIDTGGDRSVAQLRAALSPTGTLVIVGGEGGGQVLGLSRQLQAITLSPFVRQRLGVVFSSPRRTDLELLAAMLADGRVVPVVDRTFILDEVPEAIRHLRAGRARGKVVIVV, from the coding sequence ATGAGGGCCGTCGTGGGCCGCTCGTACGGCTCACCAGACCTCCTCGCCGTCGAGACCGTCGGCCGTCCCGCCGTCGGGGACGGTGACGTACTGGTCCGGGTGCGCGCCGCAGGACTCGACCAGGGTGTGTGGCACACCGTCACGGGCCTGCCCTACGGGATCCGGGCAGCAGGGTTCGGCCTGCGCGCACCGAAGAACCCCGTGCCTGGACTCGACGTCGCCGGAACCGTGGCGGCCGTCGGTCGGGACGTGACCCGCTTCCGGATCGGGGACGCTGTCTTCGGCACAGGCGCCGGGGGGTACGCGGAGTACGCCACCGCCCCCGAGAGCAGCCTGGCCGCCAAGCCGCCGAACGTCACCTTCGAGGAAGCCGCCGCCACCCCGTCGTCCGCGACGGCGGCCCTGCAGGCGCTCCGCGATGTCGGCCACGTCCAGGCCGGCCAGCGGGTGCTCGTCACCGGCGCCGGAGGCGGGGTCGGCACGTTCGCGGTCCAGCTCGCGGCAGCGTCCGGGGCCACGGTGACCGGTGTGTGCAGCACCTCCAAGGTCGACCTGGTCCGGTCCATCGGTGCCCACGACGTCATCGACTACACCCGCGAGGACATCGCCGATCGGCCCTACCGCTACGACGTCGTCATCGACACCGGAGGGGACCGGAGCGTCGCCCAGCTGCGTGCTGCCCTCAGCCCCACGGGGACCCTGGTGATCGTCGGGGGAGAAGGGGGCGGCCAGGTGCTGGGCCTGTCCCGGCAGCTGCAGGCGATCACGCTGTCGCCCTTCGTCCGGCAGCGACTCGGTGTCGTCTTCTCCAGCCCGCGCCGCACCGACCTCGAGCTCCTCGCGGCGATGCTCGCAGACGGCCGCGTGGTACCCGTCGTAGACCGGACGTTCATCCTTGACGAGGTGCCGGAGGCGATCCGTCACCTACGAGCCGGCCGCGCACGCGGCAAGGTCGTCATCGTCGTCTAA
- a CDS encoding DUF4386 domain-containing protein — translation MDRLRKTAMLAGGLYLVTFAASIPARFFFLDPVLSDSGYIVGSGADTRVLVGGLLDMVNALACIATAVVLFTVVKRQSQTLALGFVASRLLEAAIISIGVVSLFAVVTLRQDLAGTAGADEASLVPVGAALVAVYEWTFLFGPNVLAAVNALLLGTLMYRSGLVPRAIPLMGLIGAPLLLASVLGVVFGTHDLAAGQHVIAAAPIALWELSLGVYLVVKGFKSSPVTARAVPPTPRNLEMSPARR, via the coding sequence ATGGACCGGCTGAGGAAGACGGCGATGCTTGCGGGCGGGCTGTACCTGGTCACGTTCGCCGCCTCGATCCCCGCCCGGTTCTTCTTCCTGGACCCCGTCCTGAGCGACTCCGGCTACATCGTCGGCTCGGGCGCCGACACGCGCGTCCTCGTCGGGGGCCTGCTCGACATGGTCAACGCCCTCGCCTGCATCGCGACTGCAGTCGTGCTGTTCACGGTGGTCAAGCGCCAGAGCCAGACCCTGGCGCTCGGCTTCGTCGCCTCCCGGCTCCTGGAAGCCGCCATCATCTCCATCGGCGTCGTGAGCCTTTTTGCCGTCGTGACCCTGCGGCAGGACCTGGCCGGAACCGCCGGAGCAGACGAAGCCTCGCTGGTTCCCGTCGGGGCGGCCCTCGTCGCGGTCTACGAATGGACGTTCCTGTTCGGGCCCAACGTCCTGGCGGCCGTGAACGCGCTGTTGCTGGGCACCCTGATGTACCGGTCCGGCCTCGTGCCACGTGCCATCCCCCTCATGGGACTCATCGGAGCGCCCCTGCTGCTTGCATCCGTGCTCGGGGTCGTCTTCGGCACACACGACCTGGCTGCCGGGCAGCACGTGATCGCGGCCGCCCCGATCGCCCTCTGGGAGCTGTCGCTCGGCGTCTACCTCGTGGTCAAGGGCTTCAAGTCCTCGCCCGTCACCGCCCGCGCCGTTCCCCCGACCCCGCGGAACCTGGAGATGTCACCCGCGCGGCGCTGA
- a CDS encoding ABC transporter permease subunit → MTTESATYERPVSSWLTEPSLATRSLAHDARAVLFALRSEWIKASTVRANVAILLFALIGGLLVSWAVATFVTDEVLVVAQVGFYWTSVTSMLAAIGGVLLFGSEVQHGTLAAAVVARPARWIVAVAKTFTAAALGLLVGAVGLAAGFGGAVVAGLDAGDTSALGATVSWALLFTTLSAVLGLGIGMVVRNSTAAIGGVLVWGFVVENLLNLFLPVGVARFLPFFAGNKLLAYANDFDTPEAIAVALSRSESALVFGGYAGVALLLGTVLLYRRDTD, encoded by the coding sequence ATGACCACCGAATCTGCAACGTACGAGCGGCCGGTGAGCAGCTGGTTGACCGAGCCATCTCTGGCCACGCGGTCTCTGGCCCATGACGCCAGGGCCGTCCTCTTCGCCCTGAGGAGCGAGTGGATCAAGGCCTCCACCGTCCGGGCCAACGTGGCGATCCTCCTGTTCGCGCTCATCGGTGGCCTGCTCGTCTCGTGGGCGGTCGCGACGTTCGTCACCGACGAGGTGCTGGTCGTCGCCCAGGTCGGCTTCTACTGGACCAGCGTGACGTCGATGCTGGCGGCGATCGGGGGGGTCCTGCTCTTCGGGTCCGAGGTCCAGCACGGCACGCTGGCGGCCGCAGTGGTCGCGCGACCGGCGCGCTGGATCGTCGCGGTGGCCAAGACGTTCACCGCCGCCGCCCTGGGCCTGCTGGTGGGGGCAGTGGGTCTGGCCGCAGGATTCGGTGGAGCCGTGGTCGCCGGCCTCGATGCGGGCGACACCTCGGCTCTCGGCGCCACGGTCAGCTGGGCCCTGCTCTTCACCACGCTGTCGGCGGTGCTCGGGCTCGGGATCGGAATGGTCGTCCGCAACAGCACCGCGGCGATCGGAGGCGTCCTGGTCTGGGGCTTCGTCGTCGAGAACCTGCTCAACCTCTTCCTGCCCGTGGGAGTCGCCCGCTTCCTGCCGTTCTTCGCCGGCAACAAGCTGCTCGCGTACGCCAACGACTTCGACACCCCTGAGGCGATCGCCGTCGCGCTCTCCAGATCCGAGAGCGCGCTGGTCTTCGGCGGATACGCCGGCGTGGCGCTCCTGCTGGGGACCGTCCTGCTCTACCGGCGGGACACGGACTGA
- a CDS encoding SixA phosphatase family protein — protein sequence MASWKVFRAPKAAAELASILGIAVPVDAGGRTLRSSSDARAMSPAEQRADGCQTRPVPPRRLLLIRHARAAGGPVDLERPLTAEGVQQAAALGAWLEHAGLVPDRVLVSPARRAVQTWEQAGAALSSGVQPIGDARIGDNTVDALLAAIRETPENALSVAVVGHNPSIGELAGVLDDGRSDPVARRGVESGFPAGGVAVFELAGSFAAVGPGAATLREFRVPGD from the coding sequence ATGGCCAGCTGGAAGGTGTTTCGAGCTCCGAAGGCGGCAGCGGAGCTCGCGTCCATCCTCGGCATCGCAGTGCCGGTGGACGCCGGCGGCCGCACCCTGCGCTCGAGCTCTGACGCGCGCGCCATGTCACCGGCTGAGCAACGCGCGGATGGGTGCCAGACTCGGCCGGTGCCGCCGCGTCGACTCCTGCTGATCCGCCATGCCAGGGCGGCCGGCGGCCCGGTCGACCTGGAGCGGCCACTGACTGCCGAAGGCGTGCAGCAGGCCGCGGCGCTCGGGGCCTGGCTGGAGCATGCCGGTCTGGTGCCCGACCGGGTGCTCGTGTCCCCTGCCCGCCGCGCGGTACAGACCTGGGAACAGGCCGGCGCCGCACTGTCATCGGGAGTGCAACCGATCGGCGACGCGCGGATCGGCGACAACACCGTCGATGCGCTGCTCGCGGCGATCCGGGAGACCCCGGAGAACGCGCTGTCGGTGGCCGTCGTCGGGCACAACCCCTCGATCGGTGAGCTGGCGGGCGTCCTCGACGACGGTCGCAGCGATCCGGTGGCGCGACGTGGCGTCGAGTCCGGGTTTCCGGCCGGGGGTGTGGCGGTGTTCGAGCTCGCCGGGTCGTTCGCCGCCGTCGGGCCGGGCGCGGCGACGCTGAGGGAGTTCAGGGTGCCCGGCGACTGA
- a CDS encoding BTAD domain-containing putative transcriptional regulator, protein MVGIRLFGEVGATDDRGRPLDLGPAKCQAVLAVLALAPRSAIPVSRIAEAVWGEAPPRTAQKTLQSYVTRLRKALGNDSIVRAGAAYRLDMPGEAVDVVRFRKHLDAGDVDAALAEWTGTPLAGLDVPGLTATVEGLLEQRLSALETALGRQVDDDAAAAIGTLTELTADHPFREGFWALLMTALYRLGRQADALAAFQRVRSHLVDELGVEPGRRLCELEARILDQSPSLGAAQRSQSGREDSTRRGNLPARLDRLIGRASDLETIAAALSTSAVVTLVGPGGIGKTRLGLAGAQAWGDGWGEAWFVELAGLASSADVPRAVADVVGVAEGPGRTTTQAVVAALRPRRALVVIDNCEHVLEGAAAMATALAEGCPDLRVLATSRERLGARGEQLLAVPPLDTAGPAAELFAERARAASRTVDVEAHGAEIQEICRALDGVPLAIELAAARTTTLTVPEIVGRLDDRLRLLTRGPRTNADRHRTLRATIQWSVDLLTPELRTFFARLSVFAGGFDLPAVHRVCAEPGLGEAQVEDLLEDLVDQSMLGVEPGPAGRRFRLLETLREFGAAELAAAGVTGQVARRHAEWCLEEVDHIHHRLVGQAEVEGFAQLGALWPNLRAAVDRACRTGDHLLADALVRPLAAEVTLRRQGEIGEWAERILTVVPADDVDRVVFWLTWAAHRYMHSGDRHGYELVVGRHGHRDHPLIAYTRAYLYEDSPALSSVSPAAVTELRRMGEPHLASLVELAGVASGLMATGQLAAFDTFVAPLAARYRADGPPAMLHLTLLGLGYSALFQGRTQDADDIFDQMSHVDVPERTFSVNRPVEARAVFRRGDRSRAYAILRDHVDDLLETDVMDTARLAALEFVTMLSALGRAGDARPVQRYLETTGGFGELAALAVAADGDPLTTAPAGEAIAPPESTDTDARGALEHIRGVLTSLLSG, encoded by the coding sequence GTGGTTGGGATCCGGCTCTTCGGTGAGGTCGGCGCCACCGACGACCGTGGTCGGCCGCTCGATCTCGGTCCCGCGAAGTGTCAGGCGGTCCTCGCGGTCCTCGCCCTCGCGCCCCGGTCGGCGATCCCGGTGTCCCGGATCGCGGAGGCGGTCTGGGGTGAGGCCCCGCCGCGGACCGCGCAGAAGACCCTGCAGTCGTACGTCACGCGGCTGCGCAAAGCCCTCGGCAACGACTCGATCGTCCGCGCCGGTGCGGCCTACCGCCTGGACATGCCCGGCGAGGCGGTCGACGTGGTGCGCTTCCGCAAGCACCTGGACGCCGGGGACGTCGATGCGGCGTTGGCGGAGTGGACCGGGACGCCGCTGGCCGGCCTGGACGTCCCGGGCCTCACCGCCACGGTCGAAGGGCTGCTCGAGCAGCGACTCTCCGCCCTGGAGACGGCACTCGGGCGCCAGGTGGACGACGATGCCGCCGCCGCGATCGGAACGTTGACGGAGCTCACGGCGGACCACCCGTTCCGCGAGGGCTTCTGGGCCCTCCTGATGACCGCGCTCTACCGATTGGGCAGGCAGGCGGACGCCCTGGCCGCGTTCCAGCGGGTCCGGAGCCACCTCGTCGACGAGCTCGGCGTCGAGCCCGGCCGGCGGCTGTGTGAACTCGAGGCCCGCATCCTCGACCAGAGCCCGTCCCTCGGTGCTGCGCAGAGGTCGCAGTCCGGGCGGGAGGACAGCACGCGACGCGGGAACCTGCCCGCGCGGCTGGACCGCCTGATCGGCCGCGCATCCGACCTGGAGACCATCGCGGCCGCGTTGTCGACCTCGGCGGTCGTGACGCTCGTCGGACCAGGGGGAATCGGCAAGACGCGCCTGGGCCTGGCCGGGGCGCAGGCCTGGGGAGACGGCTGGGGTGAGGCCTGGTTCGTCGAGCTGGCCGGCCTCGCCTCATCCGCGGACGTGCCGCGTGCCGTCGCCGACGTCGTCGGGGTCGCCGAGGGCCCAGGCAGGACGACGACGCAGGCCGTCGTCGCGGCACTGCGTCCCCGGCGGGCGCTGGTGGTGATCGACAACTGCGAGCACGTGCTCGAGGGCGCGGCCGCGATGGCAACGGCGCTCGCCGAGGGCTGTCCCGACCTCCGCGTCCTTGCCACCTCGCGCGAGAGGCTCGGGGCACGCGGTGAGCAGCTCCTGGCGGTGCCTCCGCTGGACACCGCCGGACCGGCCGCCGAGCTGTTCGCGGAGCGGGCCCGCGCCGCGTCCCGAACGGTCGACGTCGAAGCCCACGGCGCCGAGATCCAGGAGATCTGCCGCGCCCTCGACGGGGTGCCGCTCGCGATCGAACTCGCGGCCGCCCGCACCACGACGCTCACCGTCCCGGAGATCGTCGGACGATTGGACGACCGGCTCCGGCTCCTGACGCGGGGACCACGGACGAACGCGGACCGGCACCGGACCCTGCGCGCGACCATTCAGTGGTCGGTCGACCTCCTCACCCCGGAGCTCCGCACGTTCTTCGCCCGGCTCTCCGTCTTCGCCGGCGGGTTCGACCTGCCGGCTGTCCACCGGGTCTGTGCCGAGCCAGGCCTCGGCGAGGCGCAGGTCGAGGACCTGTTGGAGGACCTCGTCGACCAGTCGATGCTCGGCGTCGAGCCAGGTCCGGCCGGGCGTCGCTTCCGGCTGCTCGAGACCCTGCGGGAGTTCGGAGCGGCCGAGCTGGCCGCCGCCGGCGTGACGGGCCAGGTCGCGCGACGCCACGCCGAGTGGTGCCTGGAGGAGGTCGACCACATTCATCACCGGCTGGTCGGCCAAGCCGAGGTGGAGGGGTTCGCGCAGCTCGGTGCGCTGTGGCCCAACCTGCGGGCGGCCGTCGACCGCGCCTGCCGGACGGGGGACCATCTCCTTGCGGACGCGCTCGTCCGGCCGCTAGCCGCCGAAGTCACGCTGCGCCGTCAGGGGGAGATCGGCGAGTGGGCCGAGCGGATCCTCACCGTCGTCCCGGCCGACGACGTGGACCGGGTCGTGTTCTGGCTCACCTGGGCGGCGCACCGTTACATGCACAGCGGTGACCGGCACGGCTACGAGCTGGTCGTCGGCCGTCACGGCCACCGCGACCACCCGCTGATCGCGTACACGCGTGCCTACCTCTACGAGGACAGCCCCGCGCTGAGCAGCGTCTCACCCGCGGCGGTCACAGAGCTGCGGCGGATGGGCGAGCCGCACCTCGCATCGCTCGTCGAGTTGGCCGGGGTGGCGTCCGGGTTGATGGCCACCGGACAGTTGGCTGCCTTCGACACGTTCGTGGCGCCCCTGGCGGCCCGGTACCGAGCGGACGGCCCACCGGCGATGCTCCACCTCACGCTCCTGGGCCTGGGGTACTCAGCCCTCTTTCAGGGCAGGACGCAGGACGCGGACGACATCTTCGACCAGATGTCCCACGTCGATGTGCCTGAGCGGACCTTCTCGGTGAACCGGCCCGTCGAGGCGCGTGCGGTGTTCCGACGCGGTGATCGGTCGCGCGCCTACGCCATCCTTCGAGACCACGTCGACGACCTGCTCGAGACCGACGTCATGGACACCGCCCGGCTCGCAGCCCTGGAGTTCGTCACGATGCTGTCCGCGCTGGGCCGTGCAGGTGACGCGAGGCCGGTCCAGCGCTACCTCGAAACGACCGGTGGCTTCGGTGAACTGGCCGCCCTCGCCGTCGCGGCCGATGGCGACCCGCTCACGACGGCTCCAGCCGGCGAGGCGATCGCCCCGCCGGAGAGCACGGACACGGACGCACGCGGCGCGCTCGAGCACATCCGTGGAGTCCTCACGTCCCTGCTGAGCGGCTAG
- a CDS encoding DUF6640 family protein, whose translation MRTSRLVLTGAAVGTIVGTARADLNATHVFNPDWPPHARFHGAAGWGTVAGAQLLALWLLWRPASSAAEQELAAKTAALLPAVAWAPFFGALATPGTAVEDEPGHLPRVAGVPLNLVPATLVPAVAALGYLLHRRGL comes from the coding sequence ATGAGGACGAGTCGGCTGGTGCTGACCGGCGCCGCGGTCGGCACGATCGTGGGCACGGCACGCGCGGACCTGAACGCCACCCATGTGTTCAACCCGGACTGGCCCCCGCACGCCCGGTTCCACGGCGCCGCCGGCTGGGGCACGGTCGCCGGCGCCCAACTGCTCGCGCTGTGGCTGCTGTGGCGACCGGCGTCCTCCGCCGCCGAGCAGGAGCTGGCGGCCAAGACCGCCGCGCTCCTGCCGGCGGTCGCGTGGGCGCCGTTCTTCGGCGCGCTGGCCACGCCCGGCACCGCGGTCGAGGACGAGCCCGGGCACCTGCCGCGCGTGGCCGGCGTGCCGCTCAACCTGGTTCCCGCGACCCTCGTGCCGGCCGTTGCGGCCCTCGGCTACCTGCTGCACCGCCGGGGGCTGTAG
- a CDS encoding NADH-quinone oxidoreductase subunit A gives MVTALSLLALTCTLVITLHAASFFLTRFRQPALVLPFESGMPPQQHAVSRYHARWYAVTILFLAFDMEMIFMYPWAVVVAEMGVSAVAEMFGFLAVLVVGVVYVWREGALRWT, from the coding sequence GTGGTCACCGCACTGTCCCTGCTGGCGCTGACCTGCACGTTGGTCATCACGCTCCACGCCGCGTCGTTCTTCCTCACGCGGTTCCGCCAGCCGGCGCTCGTCCTGCCGTTCGAGTCCGGGATGCCCCCGCAGCAGCACGCGGTCTCGCGGTACCACGCCCGCTGGTACGCCGTGACGATCCTCTTCCTCGCCTTCGACATGGAGATGATCTTCATGTACCCGTGGGCGGTCGTCGTGGCGGAGATGGGTGTCAGCGCCGTCGCCGAGATGTTCGGCTTCCTGGCCGTCCTCGTGGTGGGTGTCGTGTACGTGTGGCGTGAGGGAGCGCTGCGATGGACGTGA
- a CDS encoding DUF4386 domain-containing protein, producing the protein MQPTQRLARTAGLYYLVVAVLGAFAHIVRGQVYVPGDAVTTAAGVLENADLVRYSLVADLVQATFLVFVVLTLHRLLQHVDTQVARAMVLFVVIAVAITTLNLVNQLGALLVATDPSYAAAFGVDGAEALVMLLLDLQHHGYLIAQIFFGLWLFPLGLLAWRSGMFPRVIAALLVAASTSYLVDVLLQFLAPAAADAVNPALVTLFIVAEVSLLVFLLAKGVLNRVPADRALVDA; encoded by the coding sequence ATGCAGCCCACCCAGCGGCTCGCCCGCACCGCAGGTCTGTACTACCTCGTCGTCGCCGTCCTCGGCGCCTTCGCGCACATCGTCCGCGGACAGGTCTACGTCCCCGGGGACGCGGTCACCACGGCCGCCGGAGTGCTGGAGAACGCCGATCTCGTCAGGTACAGCCTCGTCGCCGACCTGGTGCAGGCGACGTTCCTCGTCTTCGTCGTCCTGACGCTCCACCGACTTCTGCAGCACGTCGACACCCAGGTGGCGCGGGCGATGGTCCTCTTCGTCGTCATCGCCGTGGCCATCACCACGCTCAACCTGGTGAACCAGCTGGGTGCGCTGCTCGTTGCCACCGATCCGTCCTACGCCGCGGCCTTCGGCGTCGACGGCGCCGAAGCGCTGGTGATGCTCCTGCTGGACCTGCAGCACCACGGATACCTCATCGCCCAGATCTTCTTCGGCTTGTGGCTCTTTCCCCTCGGCCTGCTCGCGTGGCGCTCGGGGATGTTCCCGCGCGTCATCGCCGCCCTCCTGGTCGCGGCGTCCACGTCCTATCTCGTCGATGTCCTGCTGCAGTTCCTCGCACCCGCCGCCGCCGACGCCGTCAACCCCGCACTCGTGACCCTGTTCATCGTCGCCGAGGTCTCGCTGCTCGTCTTCCTCCTGGCCAAGGGCGTCCTGAACCGGGTGCCGGCCGACCGCGCCCTGGTCGACGCATGA
- a CDS encoding DUF4386 domain-containing protein, whose amino-acid sequence MDQVASGRNRFPVESIGNDSRPLRSGPTALAVSHMDRSQPHPDQLTDSAPESSDMTITAPATGATRPSPDSMRRTSLAAGILYLISFVSIPSLALYNPVRENADFVLGAGSDTGVQWAGFLEVVVALAGIGTAVVLFRVARRQSETAALGFVTARVLEAALILVGVVSMLSIVTLRQDVAGTAGADPASLITTGQAHLATYDWAFLLSQSLMPVFNALCIGYVMYRSGLVPRILPTIGLIGAPLLLLSDIAIFFGVYDRAAPIALVAALPIAAWEFSLGVYLTVKGFKPAAVAALTATDLDTELSPA is encoded by the coding sequence GTGGACCAGGTCGCGTCGGGCCGGAACCGGTTCCCCGTGGAATCCATCGGCAACGACTCCAGGCCGTTGCGATCTGGGCCTACTGCTCTCGCGGTCAGTCACATGGACCGCAGCCAGCCGCACCCGGACCAGCTCACCGACTCAGCCCCGGAAAGCAGCGACATGACCATCACCGCGCCCGCCACCGGAGCGACCCGACCGTCGCCCGATTCGATGCGCCGGACCTCCCTGGCCGCCGGCATCCTGTATTTGATCTCGTTCGTGTCGATCCCCAGTCTCGCGCTGTACAACCCGGTGCGGGAGAACGCTGACTTCGTCCTGGGCGCCGGCAGCGACACCGGCGTGCAGTGGGCCGGCTTCCTTGAGGTCGTCGTCGCCCTGGCCGGCATCGGCACGGCCGTGGTGCTGTTCCGGGTGGCCAGGCGGCAGAGCGAGACGGCCGCGCTCGGGTTCGTCACCGCCCGGGTCCTGGAAGCCGCTCTCATCCTCGTCGGCGTCGTCAGCATGCTCTCGATCGTCACCCTGCGGCAGGACGTCGCCGGCACCGCCGGCGCCGACCCGGCGTCGCTGATCACCACCGGCCAGGCCCATCTCGCGACCTACGACTGGGCGTTCCTGCTCAGCCAGAGCCTCATGCCCGTCTTCAATGCGCTGTGCATCGGGTACGTGATGTATCGATCCGGCCTGGTGCCGCGCATCCTCCCCACCATCGGGCTCATCGGCGCCCCACTGCTCCTCCTCTCCGACATCGCGATCTTCTTCGGCGTCTACGACCGGGCGGCCCCCATCGCCCTCGTCGCGGCGCTCCCGATCGCGGCGTGGGAGTTCTCGCTCGGCGTCTACCTGACCGTCAAGGGCTTCAAGCCCGCAGCCGTCGCCGCGCTCACCGCGACCGACCTGGACACCGAATTGTCGCCCGCCTGA
- a CDS encoding alcohol dehydrogenase catalytic domain-containing protein has translation MKAIVQERFGSPDVLQFVDTDLPEIGPDDVLVRVHAAALNPYDWHMVRGDPYVARLMGEVGLTKPRRKNRIAGADGAGVVEAVGANVRDDCRPVATASAPVGS, from the coding sequence ATGAAGGCGATCGTTCAGGAGCGGTTCGGCTCCCCGGACGTCCTGCAGTTCGTCGACACGGACCTCCCAGAGATCGGGCCCGACGACGTGCTGGTCCGCGTGCACGCCGCCGCACTCAACCCCTACGACTGGCACATGGTGCGCGGCGACCCGTACGTCGCGCGGCTCATGGGGGAAGTGGGTCTGACCAAGCCCAGGCGCAAGAACCGGATCGCCGGGGCCGACGGCGCCGGCGTCGTGGAAGCGGTCGGGGCGAACGTGCGCGACGATTGTCGGCCGGTGGCCACGGCAAGCGCGCCGGTGGGAAGCTGA
- a CDS encoding heavy-metal-associated domain-containing protein, with translation MSTATYTVVGMTCGHCVSSLTEEVSAVPGVTDVDVDLASGGLTVTGDAEVDDAAVRAAVEEAGYQVAGA, from the coding sequence ATGAGCACCGCCACCTACACAGTCGTCGGCATGACCTGCGGCCACTGCGTCAGCTCGCTGACCGAGGAGGTCAGCGCCGTCCCCGGGGTCACCGACGTCGACGTCGACCTGGCCAGCGGCGGCCTCACCGTCACCGGTGACGCTGAGGTCGACGACGCCGCCGTGCGCGCCGCCGTCGAGGAGGCCGGCTACCAGGTCGCCGGCGCCTGA